The nucleotide window GAACTCCGGGAGGTCGTTCAACAGCGCGTCGCGGTAGCGCGATTCGAGGTCGTCGAGCACCGCGTCGACGGCGTCGATGTCGACCAGGTAGCCGTACTCGTCGAGTTCCGGGCCGGCGAAGCGCACCTCGGCCTCGTAGTGGTGACTGTGGACCGCTCCCTCCGGTCCCGGGTCCGGCACCGTCAGGA belongs to Halorarum halophilum and includes:
- a CDS encoding 6-pyruvoyl trahydropterin synthase family protein, with the protein product MYELSVSRDFVAQHFLTVPDPGPEGAVHSHHYEAEVRFAGPELDEYGYLVDIDAVDAVLDDLESRYRDALLNDLPEFEGNPSVERFARVFGDRVASRLDAPAPERLTTRMWEDDVAWASHERRL